The proteins below come from a single Chthoniobacterales bacterium genomic window:
- a CDS encoding zinc ribbon domain-containing protein, with protein MTATYKNCQSCGMPLKKSPGGGGRNADGTVSTMYCSYCYEDGAFKQPDWTASQMQDFVKAKMKEMGFPRFLASLFTKGIPNLERWKGS; from the coding sequence ATGACAGCCACATACAAGAATTGTCAGAGCTGCGGTATGCCGCTCAAGAAATCGCCGGGAGGTGGGGGACGCAACGCGGACGGCACGGTGAGTACCATGTATTGCTCGTATTGCTATGAAGATGGCGCGTTCAAGCAGCCCGATTGGACGGCGTCCCAGATGCAGGACTTCGTCAAAGCGAAGATGAAAGAGATGGGCTTTCCCCGCTTTCTGGCGTCCTTATTCACAAAAGGAATTCCGAACCTCGAGCGATGGAAGGGTTCCTAA